One Carya illinoinensis cultivar Pawnee chromosome 5, C.illinoinensisPawnee_v1, whole genome shotgun sequence genomic window, TAAATTTTTAAGCGTACTCGTCAATTATACATCTACATTGTGGCCTGGTTAAGTTGTTTAATTTCATCGTCCAATCTTAGCACATTGAAGTCTGCATGCATATATAGCCTTTTGATGCTGGAGACTTCAAGGCGCTGTTGAGGTTTGGGTTGAACTTTTGGTTCAGCCTCGAGATTATCAAAATGCGGTGTCGGtatcatatatagatattaatCAAAAGACTACTACATTTAAAAGACTATATGCAAATAATCCTTGCCAAAGGTTCACTTACGCAAGTAGTCGTTTGTATAACAATTAGTTTACATGTTTGGAACAGTGAATCAAGATTTGAGATGCTATCGTTTTATGATGATTTTATCAATGTCTTAAGCGGTGTGATTCCCGTAAAATCTACTCAGTCACTTCATCTAGCAATAGCATGGTTCAGTACACCACAAAATGAGGTGAATTAAGCAATCAAGTCACGAATGGAACATACTTGATCATCTTAACTTCCTGCACGCCCGAAACCTGGCACAATTCCTATGATTAGTTCTGCCGCCGCAGCAGCTAGCCAGCCAAAGATGTCCACCGCGCCACAACCTGTGCTTCTGTAGCTTTGGATCACGCAGTTCGCTTTTCCTCCCTTTCGATCTACCCATTGGCATTCGCCAGATAAAGCAGCCTTCTGTTCAGCCCCCAGTGGCCATAACAACCGCTTGCTTTCGCCACTTAGGCATCTTATTCATAAGATGAATGTATCGATACCTCATACCCATCAATGGATGCTTCTCCACCAAGAAATCCTTCCTATAAGCCTCCCTAAGCACCACAGTCTGCGTCCTGATCTTATTTGACACGTAAAATATACCCGGATAATGAGACAAAGCCTTCTTAAACCTCGCCCCAAACCCCAAATACTCCCCCACGCAAAACGCAATGTCCCTCTCCATCTTCTTCGACACAAGCAACCAAAACAACTCGTGAAGCACCGCCACAGCCCACTTCTCAGCCTGAGCGCTACTAGGCGACAAGTGAAACGCATTCTCGTAGGGAGAAATGTACGGAAGCTCTTGCCACTCCTCGACCCAATTCCACACCTTTTTCTCTAACTCAAATCCTTTTGGCAAACACATGGGGAACGCAATGCGCCTTCCTTTCTTGGAGCCCGAGTTACCGCAGTTCAACACCCTTCTCTCCAATTCCGACACTGCCAGTTCGTCCCTCCAAGAAACAAGCTCTAAGGCAAGTACTTGCTCACCACTCAATTCGTCCTTGATCTCGCAAACCTGAAAATACTCGGGGAAATCTGCGAGAAGGGTCAAAACATAATTATGAGGAAGACCCATGTCCCATATCATTctatctactatatatataggcaaTTTGCAGGCTCTGGTAAGCATTAGGAGCTTGGAGAGGCGTCGAACCGCTTCCTTTCGGTGAATCGGGGAGCTGTGAATGGCGGATTCTTCTTTGTGGAGGGCAAGGGCTTGCTGGGTGAGCTTAAGTTGAGGAGGGAGGTTAGGACGGGGATGGAATTGGGTGAAAATGGAGGGGTATTTCAGGGAGAACTTGTAGGTGGAGGTGGGGAGGTGGAGGTGAGGTTTGAGGAGAGAGGCGGTGGAGAGAGGGAGGGACTTGGAAGGGGTTGAGAGGATGTGGTTCTTGAGGAAAACGGCTTGCTGGAGGTCTTTCTCTCGATGGACCGTGAAGTCGAGGTATGGGTCTCGGACCCATTTGATTCTGGCGTCGATGAAGGTACGGAATTGGTGTAGCTGGTGCGGGAGCTTGGTGTATGGAGGAGCCATTGGCGGTGCACCTTGTGTGTGTGTTTCCTGATCAGGGGGAGGCGAAGGGCGACGAAGCCCAACTGGAAAATACAATTATCTGGCCCGCGCGCGTGTGGGCTGGGAATTGGGTTTCGGCTACTTCGGGGCGAATAttttatcgatttttttttcctgctctCTAGATGTCTATCGACTGTACCTCATTCGagttttttaaaaggaaaataatcggattattactattttactatctatttattatttattttatatttaatttttttaatttttaattttatttaataattaaaaaaataactattaataaaattatatattttttaaaattttttttaatggttaaagatgtttaaaaaatacttaaaaataataataataaaatcttaataCCTTGTAGTTAATGGGCTTTTTGAAAACGGAATTTGATCCAAGTTCGTCAGTACAACGCCTCAGTCAAAGAATGACAAACACATAGCCTCCATTTTGATAAAAAGCTTGTATTTAGTTGGACACACAAACATCGGCTCGAAATGGAGAGACAATAGCtgcttgaaatttttttactgCAACATCAGATTTAGATACATTCAAAATCCAATATGTTGTcccataataaaaaaatataaaaaattaaaattaaaagaagaagaagaagctcagATATGTGGAATTGTTGGGAGTTGGGACTAGCTAACATTGAGCAAACAACTAAGTCCATAACGATAAAAGTACAGAACCAAAACTCTTTGAAGGCATGTCGGGTAAGCTATTAGAAAGTGGGTGAAGGCATGGGAAGAGTCACATGTTTTAGATGGTTCGTCGGGACAAAATGTGGTAATTAGTGTGCGCGGGACATCTTTATTTTTGGCATTCCCTTCTTCGTCTGACGAGCACGATCTTTTGCTTCTTTCTTCCGAATGGACTCTGCACTAAGCTGCGCCTCAGCTTCCTCCATGAGCTTTTTCCTCTCtgctttctttttctgcaaGGCTTCTTGCCTAGCATTTTGAAGTTCTTTATGTGCCTCTTGAGCAGCCTTTAATCTGGCTGCTTCTGTTTTAGATCGAGCCTGCAATTGGACCAGTCATGGTTTAAGGATATCAAACCTTGCCGGCAAGTTTTGTTTAGTCGAATTAAAGAATGTTGCTATAAGCTAACCCACCTGAGAACTCAGTTTGTACCGCCCTATCAAGTCAATATAATAAGGCACAAGAGCCACCAATCGAGTCATATCACCCACGTTATTGGCGTCTGGGAGGGCAAACTTGAACAAGAGCATCTTCTTGTGTGTGCCTGGGTGTTGATCAGAGAAATGCATTGAGATGAAATACTTTCCGAATTTCTCAAAAGCTTTTTCTCCAAAAACCTGCAAAAAACCATCTACAAAATTACATGAACGAAACCAAAGAAGAAAGCAAACTGCCGGTGTTTCTATTAGATTGGAGTCGTGTAGCAGCGGTAGAATGCCTAACATttacttcttttctttcttctttttgacaAATTGATTGCCTGACATTTACTTTGCTTTTTTACTTGAAAGTAAAAATCTTattgaaaaggaaatagagaatTCATTGTCATGCAGCGGACCAGTACCTGAAACTGGTGCCGCCTAACATTTACTTTGTCGATGCCATTAATATCTTAAATGttagaaaaacaaagaaattgggTGTACaagtatcatataatcatacttataaaaaaaacgtCATATAATCATAACAAGGAAACAGGGCTAGGAAGCGTTCAAAGATCTGGCAACAGAGAAACAGCCCACAAAGAAAAGGGCTTTACTATGTTTGCTACTAGTAGTGAGAAATATGCTAGACTATTACCGGAGAAATACTATGGAGCGACGTAAGAAGTACTTCAATATGAGTTGCATGCTCAAGCCGATATGTGGAACAATAAATTCCTAACAATAACCTAAGTCGAAAGAAATCATAGTTATCATTCTAAAATTTCCCAAAAAATCCTAACTAGCTTGTACTTACAGCTATGTCGATTTAAGAGCAACTCCAATTACAAAAGAAGAGCTTTGTTcaacaagaaaataatcaaaatctCCACGGTAACTTCTCCAAGGCATATCTACTATAACGTTAAAGTTCAAAAGGACATCAGCAGGCAAACATATCTCCTCACATTAAATAATCAATATCGAGAACATGGTACAGCTCTAAAACTCAACAATGCATAATACTACAATACCAACACATAAGAACATTGAATTCAAAGCACTGAGACCTAAACTAAACAATATCCACATAGCAAAACATAAAAAGACtcggaagaaaaaaaagaagaagaaattcccataaatatattcaaaatgtaACCCAATCCAACCTGATCAAGCACGGCATCCGTGATCAAATCCCCTGCCACCTCTTTCGATTCCGAGAGAACTGCCAACTCTTCGCTCACCCACTTCCTACCACTCGTTGGCGGCGACACCATCCCGGCGAACTTCTGCAAATCCCTTACCTCCTTCTGCATCACCTTCGCCGCCTTCTTCCTCGACACCGCAAGAACCACGTGGTCCATGGCGTCTTCGTTCATATACACCTCGAAAGCAATCTCGTCTTTGCACGGCACCACCAAATTGTATAACCTCGATATCAAATCATGCCGGCTCTTCAGCTCCATCGTCGCCAACAACCCCTGGCAACACCTACGCCCGCTCGCGTAGAACTTGAACATGGTCTGCCCCTCCTTCAGCAGCAACGGCGAGTCGTCGCCTTCGCCGACCCCCAACAGACTGAAATTCCGCTCAAAGATGGAGTTTTTGGTGGCAAATTTAGCGGCCCAGGCAAGGGCAAGGCTCTCGTTCTCGCGCTTCCCGGTGAAGTAGTTGATCAAGAACATGATCAGAAAAGTCCCGCACACGATCTCGGCGGTGTAAGACTTTAGGGTTGGCTTCGCTTTCGGGGAGGCTGAGGGTTTCGAGTTCGAATCAGAGGGAGTGGCATCCTCGGTGATAATCGGGGTCTCTATGGGCTTCTCTTCGAGAATCGGTAGGCCTTCGAATTCGTCCTCGTCCCAGTCATCGAAGCTGGAGTAGGAAGGCTTGGGAGGATCCGACGAAGAAGGCGGAGACCGAGAGTCCGGAACGGGATCCGGGGGAGAGAGTCGAGAGGGGTCGGGatcagagagagtgagagaaggaGATCGGAGGGAGTTAGGGTAGAGGATATCGGAATCGGGATCGGCATCGGCATCGGCATCTTCAGAGTCGAAGCCTTCGAAGTGGGAATCGGTGGCGAGGacgagagagcgagagagatggGAAAGGAGGAGGTTGAGGAGTGAGAGTAGAGCGAGCAAGTGTAAGAGAGAAGAGGGGAGGAGGGATCGATTCGCCATGACTAACAATTAGCTATGTACGTCCGACTACGAGACGGGTCGCTTCCCTTCCCCTATATTACAATTTGCACTATTTACTGTTTGTTAAAACCCCAAGGTACGAGGCCACAAGCCATGCTTTGATCAGCATCCTCCCATGCCCAGACATCATTTCAGTAGTATTATTGGCATCGCTTGATTGCTCATACACCGAGTCATTGGAGAATGTTAGGCCACGGCCACCCTCAACCAGACAGCGCATAGTTAGCGTGCTGCGTATGTGCAAGCGAGGTTGTCACACTTTACTCAGCATGCGACTAGACTGCAAGCACGCCTAGTGTGCACATGCAGCACATGGGCTAAATGCACACACCGTGTGCATGCATGGCCTGTGCACAAGCACAATGCCCATGTATGGTCTAGACACCAACGCAGAGAACACATGCACACTGATGTTGGAATTGACAGTGTGGCTACCCAACAGGCTCACGCAGGTTGGCATGCCGCTCAACGCCTTAGCCTTGgccagggccatgctgatcaacgcTCAGGCTTTGGCCAGGGCCCTACTGACCAACGCCCAGGTCCCATCAGCCTAGGCCATATAGACCAACACCCAGGCCCCACTGGCCTAGGCCATGCAGCAGCCTGCCATGCTCGGGCCTACCACAGTCCAACCCAGCGACTCACCAATGGCGCCCAGCCCACACAATATGGGCCACACATGCAGGGACCAAGGACTAGCCAGGGCCAACCCAGCAGGCCAATCTGAAGACCCACGCACACAAGCAAGCAGCCCATGTTGTGGGTTCATCTAGTCCACCCATGGCCACTGACAGTATGAGGCCTTAACCAAGAAGCGTGGATCCAGCAACCATTTTTCctttataatcattttatttgctttctaGTATAAGCAAGACACTAGGCCATCAATTGTTTatcatatttgaaaatttggacgAATTTGACTTGTAAGCTCCCATAGACACATTGGTGCTTTGTCACTTAAACTCCATTGAGTGCAATCTGTGAATCTCAAAGGAGAATGCTCACCTTGTGCAATTCTTGAAACAGGGTAACCTttgcttttcattgttttcctttttattaatGCATTGTCGAGGTATTTCAGTATTGTGGTTTGTGTCTATTGCATTGCATTCGTATTTACTTGCTGATCGTTTTGCACTATTTGAGTGGGGCATCGCATAAGACAACCACAAGTTGCCATTGAAGGGCGTTTGGCCTGCACTAGGCCCCCCTGGGCGAATCTAGAGCAAGGTCAGGGACAAGCTGATAGTTACTACCCACTACCCAAGCTACTTGCCCAGCCATTGCCACCCACTCCCCTACTTTGTAGGGAGTAACCAACCACACCTTAAACTGTTCAGCCACCACCCACTCGACCAGCCCACAAAAACCACTCATAGCCACATGTGCTTCACCATCAGAAGACACATGtgcttgacttggtcagcccacTATCAAGCGACACATGTGCTTGACTTGCTCAGCCCACCATCAGGAGCACCTGTGTACCTGACTTGGTTAGCCCACCAACTAGAGACACATGTGCTTGACTCAGTCAACCAGCCACTTAACCGCCTCATCCCATTCAACCATTTTAACCCACTCAACcactgcacatgcatgcacgCCCGATCACTATAATTTTGCTCACCATCAGTTTTAACCTACTCATATGAGTTCAGCCAATACCACTCATAACCATCATAGCCAAGCAAGTGGCAGATCACATCGGTCATCAAGGCACAAGGAGGGGCTCAACAGCTTAGTGTCTAGGATCTCGACTAAGGACCCTATCATTATTTCATGTTTTTTGGAAGTTTAATCAAAAGAAATTGTGGATAtaaattttcattattattgaaagagttgaaaatTCATAAGCTTAACAGTTATtagtatttgtaaaaaaataatctcgatataaaatattaattatttttatattttttataatacaatttacttttttttttaataaataaattgttagaAGCACTTGTACAAATTAttgcttttgattttataataaacATATAGTTAATTAAAGATAGATCTCTCTTTTTAGCTTTCCCATTGATAAAAGCATCGATGGTTACACCAATCATGCAAGTTAATCTGCAATGATAGTACAAGTATGGAAACCACTAGTTCCTATCACCAAAACAAATCatccaaaaacagaaagaataaagaaattattaaagaaaacaaaacacttGGGAATGATAGTTCACTCTATAAACTAATGCAATTCAGGGTTCACTCGACTTCATGCTTAATAATAGAGCCATGAAAAAAGTTTAACTGTACGACCATTTGAGTattgttatatttataaataaattacataaaaataattttataaacagatatgttttattaattcattaaatttattttattataaaaataattttataatttaaccaATCCGACAGGTCAATTTATAGAATTCGTTTGGTGTTCGTCGAAGTATTTCCCGTATCGTATGGTTACCCTGTCATCCTCGTTCTGGCATGATCAGTACACCAACAATATAGTACTAGATCTGTCGCTGGCTAGGCCTTGTCTTAACCTTTAAACAACAGTATCCCATTTCACTCTCACTCGTCTCTACCGACTTTGAAGTAAAAGCAACGAAAACCCAAACCTAACCAATCATCAAATATCCTTCTTCTTTTTACTTGCACACCGGCCATTCTCATCGCAAGCCTTCACCACCATGGAACCTCATTCTCCTCCTGAAAATCAGAACGTCCTAGATTATAACTCCAACGTTGACACGTCCCGTCCCTTCCGCTCCGTCAAAGAAGCAGTCGCTATCTTCGGCGAGCGGCTTCTTGTGGGAGAAATTTACTCTCAAAAGCCTTATGGGAAGGCTCCAAAGGAAGAAACTTCATGGAAGTTCTCATCAACTCCCTTCAAGCTGGATGATCAGAAAGTTGAGGATCATAATGAACAGTACTTGCTTTTAGACTCTCTGAAGAAGCTGGAGGCCCAGCTCGAGGAAACGAAGGTGGAGCTGAAGTTGCTGAAGGAGAGAGAGTCCGAAACTGAGGTCGCACTGGCTTCGCTAAACGCTGAGCTTCACAAGAACATGTCAAAGTTGGCGGAGGCCGAAGCGGCTGCGGCTGGAAAGGCAATGGGTACGAGAGAGATCAGGAGTACTTTTGGGAGAGCAAATAGTACTGGGataagagaggaagagaagaagagggaGTTGATGTTTAGGATGCAGGCGGACTCGCCAACTTTGGCTCAGATATTAAGCTTTGGAGAGGAAGGATATTTTGGAGGGAGACAggcagagaagaagaagatgaagcctATTATTCCTCTGGTGGGAGATTTATTTTCCAGGAAGAAACGGTCATCCACTGCATGCTATGCATGATAGCACTCACTGATCATCAGTCTTCTGATctttgtataattattaattgagATCATCGATATGTatgcattttcctttcttttatattatattatatattcttggCTTAATTAAGATCAATATCATGTATAAGAACATTAACGtggtttgttgttgttgttgttattttttCCTCCATGAAAAATGTATGCAAATGCAGCTAGCTATAATTTATTGCTATTCAATTCATGTGATCTCAAATTTGTCGTGTTCATGCTTTTCTGTAGTTCAAAATGGCAATTAATCagttaatttatttgaatttccAATAACATTTTCAGTCCAACTTTCCATTAATCTCTGAAAATAAGAAAGTAATAAGGATGATTTATTGATGGCATAGGCTGTTTATCAATTAGAAACTTCCAAGATCATGAGTAAACCAATTCATTATAACTTGTTAAAATCCAATATTATTAACtattggatatttttaattatatttattaatgtgataaattataattgaattaatatatatgtcaaCTACTTCAACGGTGTGGatccattttgaaaattttaagataaacaacaatatttttcttattatttataagtaGTTGAGTAAATAAATCACCTATTGTAGAGTTTAATAGAAAATTTTGAACATTGATAAATGTTTATGCTAATAttcatgtaaaaaataataattttatatatagagtaatattatatatcacacCACCATCatacttttatcttattatgtaagatgtgatatatttatcactattaaatgataaataatcattcaattaaatatcatttaatgataataaatatatcacatcttatatagtgaaatgaaaatataatatataaaattttcttttttaaaataaatatgtggCGCTTGTGCGTAAGAATAATTTCTATTCATTAAAAGACACCTTAATAAGAGCATTCTCGTCAAATTctctaaatttctaaattttagaaaataaacttaaacttttttataaaactacATCTCCATCCAgttctttattttaagaaagaTTTTTAGGATATGAAGAGTGGCTTTTTAAATTAGGGAGTTActgtttatatattaaattattatatatattataaaaaataattaaagatataCAAATAACATgatagaaaatagaaattataaaaaaatattattttaatataatatgaaaagaataaaaaatgagatattggaagtttttgaaataCGAGTAAAatttaacccaaaaaaaaatatagaatatgatttttaacCAAATTATGAGAAAACATGTAGGGCAGAATGTTCTTAATATAATCAGGCTAATCAGCAGCGCCAAATAACGAAAGAGGATTcctccgagagagagagagagagagagagaggctagtCTACACCTCTGTTTGTCTACCAAGAAACTCAGGAAAAGAAAAGGTAATAGAAGAAAAGGGCAAAAGAGGATTCGATTGGAAGAAAATGCAAGCCGTAGTGGTGAATACGCCCTTATACTGTAACAGGGCCCAACCAGCCCTAGAGCCTCCCACCTCTTCTCGCCCCTCCAAGGTTTTCTCTTTTCTGTCTCTCTCAACATTCACCGTTTATTTCTCCATTATAGAATAAGATTAATAGCATCAGTTTCTAATCGTAAAAGAAATTCTCAGAGCTCCAGCTTGTTTGGCACGCATCTTTCTATCGCGAGGGGACATGATTCGGTATGGCGAGATTCATATCGTTCCGTTCCAATTCGTTTCCAATCCCGCTCACGCAGTCCAATCTCTCACGGTTAGTATCTCTAcgtgttttgttttccttttgtggATTTAACTTGAATGGAAAATGGGAAATTGGTGATTTTGTTGATTGTTTCATTGACTTTGAGATTTTCTTACTAAGTAGGCAttccaaattaaaattttcgGTCTCGATGAACACAAGATTAAGTTCTAAAGCATGGATTTAATCGTTAACAATACTCCTTTTCAGCTTTTTTCCTTCCAACCTATCAAATCTCAGAAGTTAACTTATTTGCATTCTGTACAGTTGTGAAGGCTGTTGCTACTCCGAATTCAGTTGTGGAATTGCCACTAACTGCTGAAAATGTTGAAAGTGTATTGGATGAAATCCGACCTTATCTAATTGCAGATGGGGGAAATGTGGCATTGCATGAAATTGATGGCAACGTTGTACGATTGAAGCTACAGGGAGCATGTGGCTCCTGTCCGAGTTCTGTTATGACAATGAAAATGGGCATTGAGTGTCGCTTGATGGAAAAGATCCCTGAAATAGTCGCAGTGGAACCGATAGCTGATGAAGAAACTGGTCTTGAgatgaatgaggaaaatatAGAGGAGGTAACTTCTCATTTCCAGTAACAACTCAGTATATTCAACTACTAATATTATAAGCAGATAAAATGATATGTTGTTCCGTTTAAAGCTAAATGTACAAAGGTTTCTATGTGCACCACATTGTGTTGACAGTTCATACTGGAATTTAAGATATCTGCCAATGGATGTAGCCATGTCATTAAAAATGATGAATTGGTCAATTACATTCTTGGCTAAGCCATGAAGCTCTTCTTTTAGTGGGCATGCTTTCATTGCTTTGCCCAATTCAGTTCCAGATTGATATATGATCTATTGGTTGCCTCAAAATTTAGCTGGACCAGGGCTGGCCGTAGAAGGGTTGGTGAAATCCTGTTAATGAAAATGCTTATTAAGTACTAACTCATCTCAAGGAATCCTAATTTCGTGCTCATTTCAAGATATAATGTACCCCCgccactaaatatatatatatatatataatttaatccATTTGCAGGTACTCGAAGAAATAAGGCCCTATCTAGTTGGGGTAGCAGGTGGATCACTTGAACTCGTGGCAATTGAGGACCCAATAGTCAAAGTTCGAATAACAGGACCAGCTGCAGGAGTGATGACTGTTCGCGTGGCTGTTACACAGAAACTGCGTGAGAAAATCCCATCCATTGCGGCAGTTCAACTTCTGTAAAATCCTAGGTTGAAAACACGCAATCCTGTTGTATTCCTTCGATTTTGTCACAATTTGCAAATGAACCGTGTCAATAAAAGCCTTTGGTAGTTTTATAGAATATGTACAGTTTGGTATTTGGTAGGCTGCAAAACTCCCGGCCAATTCTTGTAACCGGAAATCCTAGAGCGGACATTGGA contains:
- the LOC122312004 gene encoding protein WHAT'S THIS FACTOR 9, mitochondrial, with protein sequence MAPPYTKLPHQLHQFRTFIDARIKWVRDPYLDFTVHREKDLQQAVFLKNHILSTPSKSLPLSTASLLKPHLHLPTSTYKFSLKYPSIFTQFHPRPNLPPQLKLTQQALALHKEESAIHSSPIHRKEAVRRLSKLLMLTRACKLPIYIVDRMIWDMGLPHNYVLTLLADFPEYFQVCEIKDELSGEQVLALELVSWRDELAVSELERRVLNCGNSGSKKGRRIAFPMCLPKGFELEKKVWNWVEEWQELPYISPYENAFHLSPSSAQAEKWAVAVLHELFWLLVSKKMERDIAFCVGEYLGFGARFKKALSHYPGIFYVSNKIRTQTVVLREAYRKDFLVEKHPLMGMRYRYIHLMNKMPKWRKQAVVMATGG
- the LOC122311024 gene encoding uncharacterized protein At5g49945, which encodes MANRSLLPSSLLHLLALLSLLNLLLSHLSRSLVLATDSHFEGFDSEDADADADPDSDILYPNSLRSPSLTLSDPDPSRLSPPDPVPDSRSPPSSSDPPKPSYSSFDDWDEDEFEGLPILEEKPIETPIITEDATPSDSNSKPSASPKAKPTLKSYTAEIVCGTFLIMFLINYFTGKRENESLALAWAAKFATKNSIFERNFSLLGVGEGDDSPLLLKEGQTMFKFYASGRRCCQGLLATMELKSRHDLISRLYNLVVPCKDEIAFEVYMNEDAMDHVVLAVSRKKAAKVMQKEVRDLQKFAGMVSPPTSGRKWVSEELAVLSESKEVAGDLITDAVLDQVFGEKAFEKFGKYFISMHFSDQHPGTHKKMLLFKFALPDANNVGDMTRLVALVPYYIDLIGRYKLSSQARSKTEAARLKAAQEAHKELQNARQEALQKKKAERKKLMEEAEAQLSAESIRKKEAKDRARQTKKGMPKIKMSRAH
- the LOC122310534 gene encoding WEB family protein At3g51220-like — translated: MEPHSPPENQNVLDYNSNVDTSRPFRSVKEAVAIFGERLLVGEIYSQKPYGKAPKEETSWKFSSTPFKLDDQKVEDHNEQYLLLDSLKKLEAQLEETKVELKLLKERESETEVALASLNAELHKNMSKLAEAEAAAAGKAMGTREIRSTFGRANSTGIREEEKKRELMFRMQADSPTLAQILSFGEEGYFGGRQAEKKKMKPIIPLVGDLFSRKKRSSTACYA
- the LOC122310533 gene encoding nifU-like protein 2, chloroplastic, coding for MQAVVVNTPLYCNRAQPALEPPTSSRPSKSSSLFGTHLSIARGHDSVWRDSYRSVPIRFQSRSRSPISHVVKAVATPNSVVELPLTAENVESVLDEIRPYLIADGGNVALHEIDGNVVRLKLQGACGSCPSSVMTMKMGIECRLMEKIPEIVAVEPIADEETGLEMNEENIEEVLEEIRPYLVGVAGGSLELVAIEDPIVKVRITGPAAGVMTVRVAVTQKLREKIPSIAAVQLL